Proteins co-encoded in one Opitutus terrae PB90-1 genomic window:
- a CDS encoding hybrid sensor histidine kinase/response regulator produces MPACRPFPRAAFAWLFALCALAAARADDVREAGRPLWRHYTFRDYHAHHQVWAAVEDANGLVYFGNKGCVLEFDGESWRTLEVPGTTFVRGLAIGPDDTLYAGGVDELGYFARDPASGEKRFVSLLDRLPVEQREFGDIWRAVAVGDAVYFCANRQLMRWRGGAFHVWSFQGDIATTLHRVGDRVYVHRAGEPLQRIDGEALVPAGDGPLERGARLPAIVPLDRGRLLLCSADRGLAVLGSDGRETAFAPELTEWLRRENVQTAARAGDLLLITTRRAGVLVLDLEGHFARRLDMADGLRDGQVKHVLESRSGELWFCLNNGIARLRLPFDQTVFAREQGLDGSSVRAALRYEGRLHVATAAGVFRLVPADPARLTNARFERVPGLRGLFYSLAEMPDGLVAGEQTGIQLLPRDGGAAVTLTRGSSAVALLASTVTPGRLWVGTLGGLVRLDRTATGWALTPAREPLRFEVRSIVEEDDGSLWLGTFTRGLARVRRPADAEPERRFYRGGDAGLPAGENGFHVRRAGPQVFALGTNGHVLRWVAAEQRFVPATRDRAATPDTDVWQIDEPSPGEGDAAIGLFADGRYGAWALPEVFDVTGPLQHVFGERDDRGQAWLWLSGAEAVGRVDLSRERPPLPPPGLVLRSVRLDDGARWPERGALAPGTHRVLFGLAASAFATAAEFSTRLEGWEDDWSPWSARREREFTALPPGDYTFRARVRSGGVEGGGEVAYPFAIAAPWWAAWWARAAVGLFGLVGVVIVVGWRIRTLRRRGAELEAIVARRTAELQASNEQLAVARDAAEAANRAKSTFLAHMSHELRTPLNGVLGYAQVLARDPAQPPAARERLQIIIQSGEHLLALINEVLDLARVEAGKMQLRPTTCALPRLVESVADLMRAPCEAAGLGFACAVAAGLPRLVRTDEQKLRQVLLNLVGNAVKFARHGAVRLAVAPLPDGRVRFEVSDTGVGIAPERLATLFQPFATSAEHGARGTGLGLALSRSMVELLGGRLLAESRPGEGARFWFDLPLPEAASDAPPVSCRGGGVTGYRGPRRRLLVVDDDATNRAVLRELLEPLGFDVDEAADAYAALRSARERRPDAVLLDLRFETGPDGFEIARRLRADAGLSDTWIIAVSASVFESDRHQAIAAGCDEFLAKPFQEAQLHACLGAALGLEWVHAPAAPAPLAAEACPLPEEARAELLELARRGDARRLAARLGEWAERPEFAVEARRLQEVAAGFQMKRLREMLSDHDENGAHH; encoded by the coding sequence ATGCCAGCCTGCCGCCCTTTCCCCCGTGCCGCGTTCGCGTGGCTGTTCGCCCTGTGCGCGTTGGCGGCGGCGCGCGCGGACGACGTCCGCGAGGCGGGGCGGCCGCTCTGGCGGCACTACACGTTTCGCGACTACCACGCACATCACCAGGTGTGGGCGGCGGTGGAGGACGCGAACGGGCTGGTGTATTTCGGCAACAAGGGCTGCGTGCTGGAGTTCGACGGGGAGAGCTGGCGCACGCTGGAGGTGCCGGGGACGACGTTTGTCCGCGGGCTCGCGATCGGTCCCGACGACACGCTCTACGCGGGCGGCGTGGACGAGCTCGGGTATTTTGCGCGGGATCCGGCCAGCGGGGAAAAACGGTTCGTGTCACTCCTCGACCGGCTGCCGGTGGAGCAGCGGGAGTTTGGGGACATCTGGCGCGCGGTGGCGGTGGGTGACGCGGTGTATTTTTGTGCGAACCGGCAGCTGATGCGATGGCGCGGCGGTGCGTTTCACGTGTGGAGTTTCCAGGGGGACATCGCGACGACGCTCCACCGCGTCGGCGATCGCGTCTACGTGCACCGGGCGGGCGAGCCGCTGCAGCGCATCGACGGCGAGGCGTTGGTGCCGGCCGGCGACGGGCCGCTCGAGCGCGGCGCGCGGCTGCCGGCGATCGTGCCGCTGGACCGGGGGCGGCTGCTGTTGTGCTCCGCGGATCGCGGGCTGGCGGTGCTGGGCAGCGATGGGCGGGAGACGGCGTTCGCGCCCGAGCTGACGGAGTGGCTGCGGCGGGAAAATGTCCAGACGGCGGCGCGCGCCGGTGACCTGCTGCTGATCACGACCCGGCGCGCGGGCGTGCTGGTGCTCGATCTCGAGGGGCATTTTGCGCGGCGCCTGGACATGGCGGACGGCCTGCGTGATGGGCAGGTGAAACACGTGCTCGAGTCGCGGAGCGGCGAGCTGTGGTTCTGCCTGAACAACGGGATCGCGCGGCTGCGACTGCCCTTCGATCAGACTGTGTTCGCGCGGGAGCAGGGACTCGACGGCTCGTCGGTGCGTGCGGCGCTGCGCTACGAAGGACGACTGCACGTCGCGACGGCGGCGGGCGTGTTTCGGCTTGTGCCGGCGGATCCGGCACGGCTGACGAACGCGCGCTTCGAGCGCGTGCCGGGGTTGAGAGGATTGTTCTACAGCCTGGCGGAGATGCCGGACGGTCTGGTCGCGGGCGAGCAGACGGGCATCCAACTTTTGCCGCGGGATGGCGGGGCGGCCGTGACGCTGACGCGCGGCTCGTCGGCGGTGGCGCTGTTGGCGTCGACGGTGACGCCGGGCCGGCTCTGGGTGGGCACGCTCGGCGGTCTGGTGCGGCTCGATCGCACGGCGACGGGGTGGGCGCTGACGCCGGCGCGGGAGCCGCTGCGGTTCGAGGTGCGCTCAATCGTCGAGGAGGACGACGGCTCCTTGTGGCTGGGGACGTTCACGCGCGGCCTGGCCCGGGTGCGGCGTCCGGCGGACGCGGAGCCGGAGCGGCGTTTCTATCGGGGCGGCGATGCCGGCCTGCCGGCGGGCGAGAATGGATTTCACGTGCGGCGCGCCGGGCCGCAGGTGTTCGCGCTCGGCACGAACGGCCATGTGCTGCGATGGGTCGCGGCGGAGCAGCGGTTCGTGCCCGCGACGCGCGATCGTGCGGCGACGCCGGACACGGACGTGTGGCAGATCGACGAACCGTCGCCGGGGGAGGGCGACGCGGCGATCGGGCTGTTCGCGGACGGACGCTACGGCGCGTGGGCGCTGCCGGAGGTCTTCGATGTCACGGGGCCATTGCAGCACGTCTTCGGCGAACGCGACGACCGCGGGCAGGCCTGGCTGTGGCTGTCGGGTGCGGAGGCCGTGGGCCGGGTCGACCTGAGCCGGGAACGCCCGCCGCTGCCGCCGCCCGGGCTGGTGCTGCGCAGCGTGCGCCTCGACGACGGCGCGCGCTGGCCGGAGCGGGGCGCGCTGGCTCCGGGCACGCATCGCGTGCTGTTCGGGCTGGCAGCGTCGGCGTTCGCGACGGCGGCGGAATTCTCGACGAGGCTCGAAGGCTGGGAGGACGACTGGTCGCCGTGGAGCGCGCGGCGGGAGCGGGAGTTCACGGCGCTGCCGCCGGGCGACTATACGTTTCGGGCGCGGGTGCGCAGTGGCGGCGTGGAGGGCGGCGGCGAGGTGGCGTATCCGTTCGCGATCGCGGCGCCGTGGTGGGCGGCGTGGTGGGCGCGGGCCGCCGTGGGACTGTTCGGCCTCGTGGGCGTCGTCATCGTGGTGGGTTGGAGAATACGTACGTTGCGGCGGCGCGGGGCGGAGCTGGAGGCGATCGTGGCGCGGCGCACGGCGGAGCTGCAGGCGAGCAACGAGCAACTCGCGGTGGCGCGGGACGCCGCGGAGGCGGCGAACCGGGCGAAGAGCACGTTCCTGGCGCACATGAGCCACGAGCTGCGCACGCCACTGAACGGCGTGCTCGGCTACGCGCAGGTGCTGGCGCGCGATCCGGCCCAGCCGCCGGCGGCGCGCGAGCGGTTGCAGATCATCATCCAGAGCGGCGAGCACCTGCTCGCGCTGATCAACGAGGTGCTCGACCTCGCGCGGGTCGAGGCGGGCAAGATGCAGCTGCGGCCGACCACCTGCGCGCTGCCGCGGCTGGTGGAGAGCGTGGCCGATCTGATGCGGGCGCCGTGCGAGGCGGCGGGGCTGGGGTTTGCGTGCGCCGTGGCGGCGGGCCTGCCGCGGCTCGTGCGGACGGATGAGCAGAAGCTGCGGCAGGTGTTGCTCAATCTCGTGGGCAACGCGGTGAAGTTCGCGAGGCACGGCGCGGTGCGGCTTGCGGTGGCACCGCTGCCGGACGGCCGGGTGCGCTTCGAGGTGAGCGACACCGGCGTGGGCATCGCGCCGGAGCGGCTGGCGACCCTGTTCCAGCCGTTCGCGACCTCGGCGGAGCATGGCGCGCGCGGAACCGGTCTCGGGCTGGCGTTGAGCCGCAGCATGGTCGAGCTGCTCGGCGGCCGGCTGCTGGCGGAGAGCCGTCCGGGCGAGGGCGCCCGCTTCTGGTTCGACCTGCCGCTGCCGGAAGCGGCCAGCGACGCGCCGCCTGTGAGCTGCCGCGGTGGCGGCGTGACGGGTTATCGCGGTCCGCGGCGGCGGCTGCTGGTGGTGGACGATGACGCGACGAATCGCGCGGTGTTGCGGGAACTGCTCGAGCCGCTCGGGTTCGACGTGGACGAAGCGGCGGACGCCTACGCGGCGCTCAGGTCCGCGCGCGAGCGGCGGCCGGACGCCGTGTTGCTCGACCTGCGTTTTGAAACCGGTCCGGACGGCTTCGAGATCGCGCGGCGGTTGCGCGCGGACGCGGGATTGAGCGACACGTGGATCATCGCGGTTTCGGCGAGCGTGTTCGAGAGCGACCGGCACCAGGCGATTGCGGCGGGCTGCGATGAGTTTCTCGCGAAACCGTTTCAGGAGGCGCAGCTGCACGCGTGCCTCGGCGCGGCGCTGGGGCTCGAGTGGGTGCACGCGCCAGCGGCACCGGCTCCGCTCGCGGCGGAGGCGTGTCCGCTGCCGGAGGAGGCGCGGGCCGAACTGCTCGAACTCGCGCGGCGCGGCGATGCACGGCGGCTCGCGGCGCGGCTGGGCGAGTGGGCGGAGCGGCCGGAGTTCGCGGTGGAGGCGCGGCGGTTGCAGGAGGTGGCCGCGGGATTCCAGATGAAGCGACTGCGCGAGATGCTTTCCGATCATGACGAAAACGGTGCTCATCATTGA
- a CDS encoding GtrA family protein produces MRRIAQRVGRDRRARWFIVATVFTVFGLGLLKLLVGVLHWPYAVSTFVQSETCNLLRFFVNDRWVFGRRRPTWRRLVQYHVANALGFAVWWAGANALKAIGVHYLLASVLAMAGSFGVSWMTNFYWIWRKHHHSEDKPDPTPAPRTM; encoded by the coding sequence ATGAGGCGTATCGCACAGCGGGTGGGTCGGGATCGTCGCGCACGGTGGTTTATCGTCGCGACGGTGTTCACGGTTTTCGGACTCGGGCTGCTCAAGCTGCTGGTCGGCGTGCTGCACTGGCCGTATGCGGTGAGCACCTTCGTGCAGTCGGAGACGTGCAATCTGCTGCGCTTCTTCGTCAACGATCGCTGGGTCTTCGGTCGTCGTCGGCCGACGTGGAGACGGCTGGTGCAGTATCACGTCGCGAACGCGCTGGGTTTCGCCGTGTGGTGGGCGGGAGCCAACGCGCTCAAGGCGATCGGTGTCCATTACCTGCTTGCGTCCGTCCTCGCGATGGCCGGTTCGTTCGGTGTGAGCTGGATGACGAATTTCTACTGGATCTGGCGGAAGCACCACCACTCCGAGGACAAGCCCGATCCGACGCCCGCTCCTCGCACCATGTAG
- a CDS encoding response regulator transcription factor, with protein MTKTVLIIDDVPANVGVLLDVLAAAGFEVAVAESGQSALEQLAWLKPDIILLDVLMPGLDGFETCRRLKAREATADVPVLFMTALTEVVDKVKGFAAGAVDYLAKPLHPEEVLARVNAHLKIREQQQLLEQRADELDREVQRRVLAEREVQRVLERGLIVIGAKDEILFASDRARTLLTRHFPGVTGSRVVLALLTGELPAGLKLSAPADRTTRPLVVHLDEVPRAASPAQLAPLGLTPRETEILFWVAQGKTNAEIGTILGAAPATVKKHVENLLPKLGVETRLAAALRATELLSGGAAG; from the coding sequence ATGACGAAAACGGTGCTCATCATTGACGACGTGCCGGCGAATGTCGGCGTGCTGCTCGACGTGCTGGCGGCGGCGGGTTTCGAGGTGGCGGTGGCCGAAAGCGGCCAAAGCGCGCTCGAGCAGCTCGCGTGGTTGAAGCCCGACATCATCTTGCTGGACGTGCTCATGCCGGGACTGGATGGCTTCGAGACGTGCCGGCGGCTGAAGGCGCGCGAGGCGACGGCCGACGTGCCGGTGTTGTTCATGACGGCGCTGACGGAAGTCGTGGACAAAGTGAAGGGGTTCGCGGCGGGCGCGGTCGACTATCTGGCGAAGCCGCTGCATCCCGAGGAGGTCCTCGCGCGGGTGAACGCGCACCTGAAGATCCGTGAGCAACAGCAGCTGCTGGAGCAGCGGGCGGACGAACTCGATCGCGAGGTACAGCGGCGGGTGTTGGCGGAACGCGAGGTGCAACGCGTGCTCGAGCGCGGGTTGATCGTCATCGGTGCGAAGGACGAGATTTTGTTCGCCAGCGACCGGGCGCGGACCTTGCTCACGCGGCATTTCCCCGGGGTGACGGGGAGCCGCGTGGTGCTCGCGCTGCTGACGGGCGAGTTGCCGGCTGGGTTGAAGCTGAGCGCGCCGGCGGACCGGACGACGCGGCCGCTGGTAGTGCACCTCGACGAAGTGCCGCGCGCGGCGAGTCCCGCGCAACTGGCGCCGCTCGGGCTCACGCCGCGCGAGACGGAGATTCTGTTCTGGGTGGCGCAGGGAAAGACGAACGCGGAGATCGGCACGATCCTCGGGGCGGCGCCTGCGACGGTGAAGAAACACGTGGAAAATCTTCTGCCGAAGCTCGGCGTGGAAACCCGCCTCGCGGCTGCGCTGCGAGCGACGGAACTGCTGAGTGGCGGCGCGGCCGGCTAA